A single region of the Streptomyces sp. AM 4-1-1 genome encodes:
- the gltB gene encoding glutamate synthase large subunit, translating to MRSHAWSPMDGRPAQQGMYDPRNEHDACGVGFVATLTGVASHELVQQALTVLRNLEHRGATGAEVDSGDGAGILLQVPDAFLRDEAGFDLPEAGAYAVGTAFLPATDSDEAVRAIEETAAEEGLKVLGWRPVPVAPDLLGKGARATMPEFRQLFVADADAAATGIELDRKAFVLRKRAEREAGVYFPSLSARTIVYKGMLTTGQLEPFFPDLSDRRFATAVALVHSRFSTNTFPSWPLAHPYRFVAHNGEINTVKGNRNWMKARESQLASGLFTGETLDRIFPVCTPDASDSASFDEVLELLHLGGRSLPHSVLMMVPEAWESPESRNTMDPARRAFYQYHSAMMEPWDGPACVTFTDGVQVGAVLDRNGLRPGRYWVTDEGLVVLSSEVGVLDIDPAKVVRKGRLQPGRMFLVDTAEHRIVEDDEIKAALAAEHPYEEWLNTGVIELGDLPGREHIVHTHASVTRRQQTFGYTEEELRVLLAPMARTGGEPLGSMGTDSPIAALSDRPRLLFDYFTQLFAQVTNPPLDAIREELVTSLRSALGPQGNLLEPTAASCRSVTLPFPVIDNDELAKLIHINADGDMPGMKAATLSGLYRVGGGGEALAARIAEICAEVDTALEDGARLVVLSDRHSDAEHAPIPSLLLTSAVHHHLIRTKQRTQVGLLVEAGDVREVHHVALLIGFGAAAVNPYLAMESVEDLVRAGTFIEGIETEQAIRNLIHALGKGVLKVMSKMGISTVASYRGAQVFEAVGLDEDFVATYFNGTATKIGGAGLDVVATEVAARHAKAYPASGIAASHRALEIGGEYQWRREGEPHLFDPETVFRLQHATRNRRYDIFKKYTGRVNEQSERLMTLRGLFGFRPDREPVPLDDVESVADIVKRFSTGAMSYGSISGEAHETLAIAMNQLGGKSNTGEGGEDADRLYDPARRSAIKQVASGRFGVTSEYLVNADDIQIKMAQGAKPGEGGQLPGHKVYPWVARTRHSTPGVGLISPPPHHDIYSIEDLAQLIHDLKNANPAARIHVKLVSEVGVGTVAAGVSKAHADVVLISGHDGGTGASPLTSLKHAGGPWELGLAETQQTLLLNGLRDRIVVQTDGQLKTGRDVVIAALLGAEEFGFATAPLVVSGCVMMRVCHLDTCPVGIATQNPVLRERFSGKAEYIVNFFEFIAQEVRELLAELGFRTIEEAVGHAELLDTDRAVTHWKAQGLDLKPLFHVPDLPEGAVRHQLTEQDHGLAKALDNELIKLAADALNAESPEAAQPVRAQIAIRNINRTVGTMLGHEVTKRFGGAGLPEDTIDITFTGSAGQSFGAFVPRGVTLRLEGDANDYVGKGLSGGRIVVRPDRGADHLAEYSTIAGNTIAYGATGGEVYLRGRTGERFCVRNSGATVVSEGVGDHGCEYMTGGRAVVLGETGRNFAAGMSGGVAYVVDLNHAHVNSGNKDAVEPLSDTDARWLHDVVRRHQEETGSTVAGKLLAEWDTAVTRFSKIIPSTYKAVLAAKEAAELAGLSEQETTEKMMEAATNG from the coding sequence ATGCGTTCCCACGCCTGGTCGCCCATGGACGGTCGCCCCGCCCAGCAGGGGATGTACGACCCCCGTAACGAGCACGACGCCTGTGGCGTCGGGTTCGTGGCCACCCTGACCGGTGTGGCCAGCCATGAGCTGGTGCAGCAGGCGCTGACCGTACTGCGCAATCTCGAACACCGCGGTGCCACCGGAGCCGAGGTCGACTCCGGCGACGGCGCCGGAATCCTGCTCCAGGTGCCGGACGCCTTCCTCCGCGACGAGGCCGGCTTCGACCTTCCGGAAGCCGGTGCCTACGCCGTCGGCACCGCGTTCCTGCCCGCGACGGACTCGGACGAAGCCGTCCGGGCCATCGAGGAGACCGCCGCCGAGGAGGGCCTGAAGGTCCTCGGCTGGCGCCCGGTCCCGGTCGCCCCCGACCTGCTCGGCAAGGGCGCCCGCGCCACCATGCCCGAGTTCCGGCAGCTCTTCGTGGCGGACGCCGACGCCGCCGCGACGGGCATCGAGCTGGACCGCAAGGCGTTCGTACTGCGCAAGCGCGCCGAGCGGGAGGCCGGTGTCTACTTCCCGTCGCTCTCCGCCCGCACGATCGTCTACAAGGGGATGCTCACCACCGGGCAGCTCGAACCGTTCTTCCCCGACCTCTCCGACCGCCGCTTCGCCACCGCGGTCGCCCTGGTCCACTCCCGCTTCTCCACCAACACCTTCCCGAGCTGGCCGCTCGCCCACCCCTACCGCTTCGTCGCGCACAACGGCGAGATCAACACGGTCAAGGGCAACCGCAACTGGATGAAGGCCCGCGAGTCCCAGCTGGCGTCCGGCCTCTTCACCGGCGAGACGCTGGACCGCATCTTCCCGGTCTGCACCCCGGACGCCTCCGACTCGGCCTCCTTCGACGAGGTCCTGGAACTGCTCCACCTGGGCGGCAGGTCACTGCCCCACTCGGTGCTGATGATGGTGCCCGAGGCGTGGGAGAGCCCCGAGTCCAGGAACACCATGGACCCGGCCAGGCGCGCGTTCTACCAGTACCACTCCGCGATGATGGAACCCTGGGACGGCCCCGCCTGCGTGACCTTCACCGACGGCGTCCAGGTCGGCGCGGTCCTCGACCGCAACGGTCTGCGCCCCGGCCGCTACTGGGTCACCGACGAAGGACTCGTCGTCCTCTCCTCCGAGGTCGGCGTCCTCGACATCGACCCGGCGAAGGTCGTCCGCAAGGGCCGCCTCCAGCCCGGCAGGATGTTCCTCGTCGACACCGCAGAGCACCGCATCGTCGAGGACGACGAGATCAAGGCGGCCCTCGCCGCCGAGCACCCCTACGAGGAGTGGCTGAACACCGGCGTGATCGAACTCGGGGACCTCCCCGGGCGCGAGCACATCGTCCACACCCACGCCTCCGTGACCCGGCGACAGCAGACCTTCGGCTACACCGAGGAAGAACTCCGCGTCCTCCTCGCACCGATGGCCCGCACGGGCGGCGAACCGCTCGGCTCCATGGGCACGGACTCGCCGATCGCCGCCCTCTCCGACCGCCCCCGCCTCCTCTTCGACTACTTCACCCAGCTCTTCGCGCAGGTCACCAACCCGCCGCTGGACGCCATCCGCGAGGAACTGGTCACCTCCCTGCGCTCCGCGCTCGGCCCACAGGGCAACCTCCTGGAACCGACCGCCGCGTCCTGCCGCAGCGTCACCCTGCCGTTCCCGGTGATCGACAACGACGAGCTGGCCAAGCTCATCCACATCAACGCCGACGGCGACATGCCCGGCATGAAGGCCGCCACCCTGTCCGGCCTCTACCGCGTCGGCGGCGGCGGAGAAGCCCTCGCCGCCCGGATCGCCGAGATCTGCGCCGAGGTCGACACCGCCCTGGAGGACGGCGCCCGGCTCGTCGTACTCTCCGACCGGCACTCCGACGCCGAACACGCCCCGATCCCGTCGCTGCTGCTCACCTCCGCCGTCCACCACCACCTCATCCGCACCAAGCAGCGCACCCAGGTGGGACTGCTGGTCGAGGCCGGTGACGTCCGCGAGGTCCACCACGTCGCGCTGCTGATCGGCTTCGGCGCCGCCGCCGTCAACCCGTACCTGGCGATGGAATCCGTCGAGGACCTGGTCCGCGCCGGCACGTTCATCGAGGGCATCGAGACCGAGCAGGCCATCCGGAACCTGATCCACGCCCTCGGCAAGGGCGTGCTCAAGGTGATGTCCAAGATGGGCATCTCCACCGTCGCCTCCTACCGCGGCGCCCAGGTCTTCGAGGCCGTCGGACTCGACGAGGACTTCGTCGCGACGTACTTCAACGGCACCGCCACGAAGATCGGCGGCGCCGGCCTCGACGTCGTCGCCACGGAGGTCGCCGCCCGGCACGCCAAGGCGTACCCCGCCTCCGGCATCGCCGCCTCGCACCGTGCGCTGGAGATCGGCGGCGAGTACCAGTGGCGCCGCGAGGGCGAACCGCACCTGTTCGACCCGGAGACCGTCTTCCGCCTCCAGCACGCCACCCGCAACCGCCGATACGACATCTTCAAGAAGTACACCGGCCGGGTGAACGAGCAGTCCGAGCGGCTGATGACGCTCCGCGGTCTCTTCGGCTTCAGGCCGGACCGGGAACCCGTCCCCCTCGACGACGTCGAGTCCGTCGCCGACATCGTCAAGCGCTTCTCCACCGGCGCCATGTCGTACGGCTCGATCTCCGGCGAGGCCCACGAGACCCTCGCCATCGCCATGAACCAGCTGGGCGGCAAGTCCAACACCGGTGAGGGCGGCGAGGACGCCGACCGGCTCTACGACCCGGCCCGCCGCTCCGCCATCAAGCAGGTCGCCTCCGGCCGCTTCGGCGTCACCAGCGAATACCTGGTCAACGCCGACGACATCCAGATCAAGATGGCGCAGGGCGCCAAGCCCGGCGAGGGCGGCCAGCTGCCCGGCCACAAGGTCTACCCGTGGGTCGCCAGGACCCGGCACTCCACCCCGGGCGTCGGCCTGATCTCCCCGCCGCCGCACCACGACATCTACTCCATCGAGGACCTGGCCCAGCTGATCCACGACCTCAAGAACGCCAACCCGGCGGCCCGCATCCATGTGAAGCTGGTCTCCGAGGTCGGCGTCGGCACGGTCGCCGCGGGTGTCTCCAAGGCACACGCGGACGTCGTCCTCATCTCCGGACACGACGGCGGGACCGGCGCCTCACCGCTGACGTCGCTCAAGCACGCGGGCGGCCCCTGGGAGCTAGGGCTCGCCGAGACCCAGCAGACCCTGCTGCTCAACGGTCTGCGCGACCGCATCGTCGTGCAGACCGACGGCCAGCTCAAGACCGGCCGTGACGTCGTCATCGCCGCGCTCCTCGGCGCCGAGGAGTTCGGCTTCGCCACCGCGCCGCTCGTCGTCTCCGGCTGCGTCATGATGCGCGTCTGCCACCTCGACACCTGCCCGGTCGGCATCGCCACCCAGAACCCCGTGCTGCGCGAACGGTTCTCCGGCAAGGCCGAGTACATCGTCAACTTCTTCGAGTTCATCGCCCAGGAGGTCCGCGAACTCCTCGCCGAGCTGGGCTTCCGCACGATCGAGGAGGCCGTCGGCCACGCCGAACTCCTCGACACCGACCGGGCCGTCACGCACTGGAAGGCCCAGGGCCTCGACCTCAAGCCCCTCTTCCACGTGCCGGACCTGCCCGAGGGAGCCGTCCGCCACCAGCTGACCGAGCAGGACCACGGACTGGCCAAGGCGCTCGACAACGAGCTGATCAAGCTCGCCGCCGACGCCCTGAACGCGGAGAGCCCCGAAGCCGCCCAGCCGGTCCGGGCCCAGATCGCGATCCGTAACATCAACCGGACCGTCGGCACCATGCTCGGCCACGAGGTGACCAAGAGGTTCGGCGGTGCGGGCCTGCCCGAGGACACCATCGACATCACCTTCACCGGCTCCGCCGGCCAGTCCTTCGGAGCGTTCGTACCGCGCGGGGTCACGCTCCGCCTGGAGGGCGACGCCAACGACTACGTCGGCAAGGGCCTCTCCGGTGGCCGGATCGTCGTCCGCCCCGACCGGGGCGCCGACCACCTCGCCGAGTACTCCACCATCGCGGGCAACACCATCGCGTACGGCGCGACCGGCGGCGAGGTGTACCTCCGCGGGCGGACCGGAGAGCGGTTCTGCGTCCGCAACTCCGGCGCCACGGTCGTCTCGGAGGGCGTGGGCGACCACGGCTGCGAGTACATGACCGGCGGCCGGGCCGTCGTGCTCGGCGAGACCGGACGCAACTTCGCGGCCGGCATGTCGGGCGGAGTCGCGTACGTCGTGGACCTGAACCACGCCCACGTCAACTCCGGCAACAAGGACGCGGTCGAACCGCTCTCCGACACCGACGCCCGGTGGCTGCACGATGTCGTGCGCCGCCACCAGGAGGAGACCGGCTCCACCGTCGCCGGCAAGCTCCTCGCCGAGTGGGACACCGCGGTGACCCGCTTCAGCAAGATCATCCCGTCCACCTACAAGGCAGTGCTCGCCGCCAAGGAAGCCGCCGAGCTCGCCGGTCTCTCCGAGCAGGAGACCACCGAGAAGATGATGGAGGCGGCGACCAATGGCTGA
- a CDS encoding VIT1/CCC1 transporter family protein translates to MAIIETDAAPHQAHRDNHTHRDVNGGWLRPAVFGAMDGLVSNLALMTGVAGGAVSHRTIVITGLAGLAAGAFSMAAGEYTSVASQRELVEAELDVERGELRKHPMDEMEELAALYVSRGVEPELARAVAGQLSRDPEQALEIHAREELGIDPGDLPSPLVAAGSSFGAFALGALLPVLPYLLGATAMWPALLLALFGLFGCGAVVARVTARSWWFSGLRQLVLGGAAAAITYGLGTLFGVAVGG, encoded by the coding sequence ATGGCCATCATCGAGACCGACGCCGCGCCGCACCAGGCGCACCGCGACAACCACACCCACCGCGATGTGAACGGCGGCTGGCTGCGCCCCGCCGTGTTCGGCGCCATGGACGGGCTCGTCTCCAACCTGGCCCTGATGACGGGTGTGGCGGGCGGGGCGGTGTCCCATCGGACCATCGTCATCACCGGACTCGCCGGGCTGGCCGCGGGGGCCTTCTCCATGGCCGCGGGCGAGTACACCTCGGTCGCCTCGCAGCGCGAGCTGGTCGAGGCCGAACTGGACGTCGAACGGGGCGAGTTGCGCAAGCACCCGATGGACGAGATGGAGGAACTGGCGGCGCTCTACGTGTCCCGCGGCGTCGAGCCGGAGCTGGCCCGCGCGGTCGCCGGACAGCTGTCGAGGGACCCCGAGCAGGCCCTGGAGATACACGCCCGTGAGGAGCTGGGGATCGATCCCGGCGACCTTCCCTCGCCGCTGGTCGCCGCGGGATCGTCCTTCGGCGCCTTCGCGCTCGGTGCCCTGCTGCCCGTACTCCCGTATCTGCTCGGCGCGACCGCGATGTGGCCCGCGCTGCTGCTCGCGCTGTTCGGGCTCTTCGGCTGCGGCGCGGTCGTCGCCCGGGTGACGGCCCGCTCCTGGTGGTTCAGCGGGCTCCGGCAACTGGTGCTCGGCGGCGCGGCGGCGGCGATCACCTACGGTCTCGGTACGCTGTTCGGCGTGGCGGTCGGAGGCTGA
- the rbsK gene encoding ribokinase — MTGIVVLGSTNMDLVAYAARAPERGETVTGREFRTVPGGKGANQAVAAARAGGRVLMIGAVGDDVYGPRLRAALEDADVDTGLLRTAEGPSGTAHIVVDDGGGNAIVVVPGANGTVTALGPREVAAVAAADLLLLQLELPLPAVLAGARAGRAHGVRTILTPSPVQPLPPELLADIDLLVPNEHEAAALSGFPEPHAAAEVLLHRVPEVVVTLGARGCLYAARDAEPVLFPAPEVTAVDTTGAGDTFVGALAVALGEGRPVPEAVAWASSAAALCVQRPGASTSMPYRTEFDAS; from the coding sequence ATGACCGGCATCGTGGTGCTCGGCAGCACCAACATGGATCTCGTCGCCTACGCGGCCCGCGCCCCGGAGCGTGGGGAGACCGTCACCGGACGGGAGTTCCGCACCGTCCCCGGGGGCAAGGGCGCCAATCAGGCGGTGGCCGCCGCCCGTGCGGGTGGCCGCGTGCTGATGATCGGAGCGGTCGGCGACGATGTGTACGGGCCCCGGCTGAGGGCCGCCCTGGAGGACGCCGACGTGGACACCGGGCTGCTGCGCACCGCCGAGGGTCCCAGCGGCACCGCGCACATCGTCGTCGACGACGGGGGCGGCAACGCCATCGTGGTGGTCCCCGGCGCCAACGGCACCGTCACCGCGCTCGGCCCCCGGGAGGTCGCCGCCGTCGCCGCCGCCGATCTGCTGCTGCTCCAGTTGGAGCTGCCGCTGCCTGCGGTGCTGGCCGGTGCGCGGGCCGGCCGCGCCCACGGGGTACGGACGATCCTCACCCCTTCCCCCGTGCAGCCGCTGCCGCCCGAGCTGCTCGCCGACATCGACCTGCTGGTCCCCAACGAGCACGAGGCGGCGGCGCTCTCCGGCTTCCCCGAGCCGCACGCGGCGGCGGAGGTACTGCTCCACCGGGTGCCGGAGGTCGTCGTCACACTCGGTGCGCGGGGATGTCTGTACGCGGCCCGGGACGCCGAACCCGTCCTCTTCCCGGCCCCCGAGGTCACCGCCGTCGACACGACCGGCGCCGGGGACACCTTCGTCGGCGCGCTCGCCGTGGCGCTCGGTGAGGGCCGCCCGGTGCCGGAGGCGGTGGCCTGGGCTTCGTCGGCCGCCGCGCTCTGCGTGCAGCGGCCGGGGGCGTCGACGTCCATGCCGTACCGCACCGAGTTCGACGCCTCCTGA
- the lgt gene encoding prolipoprotein diacylglyceryl transferase, whose translation MDLAFIPSPSTGVIDLGPIPLRGYAFCIIIGVFVAVWFGNKRWIARGGRAGTVADIAVWAVPFGLVGGRLYHVITDYQLYFSDGEDWVDAFKIWQGGLGIWGAIALGAVGAWIGCRRRGIPLPAWADALAPGIAFAQAIGRWGNWFNQELYGRPTDLPWALKISDGPNRIAGTYHPTFLYESLWCVGVALLVIWADRRFKLGHGRAFALYVAAYCTGRAWIEYMRVDEAHHVLGLRLNVWTAIIVFLLAVTYIVVSSKVRPGREEIVEPEADGAKTARTTETGATPADTPDAKAGAEAKTDAEAKTDADVRTGVAGESEDSGTKSGPGEDTTSAAVAADDRVGGDSAPQSASDGTNGPAEPAGKS comes from the coding sequence ATGGACCTTGCCTTCATTCCCAGCCCGTCGACCGGTGTGATCGATCTCGGCCCGATCCCCCTGCGCGGCTACGCGTTCTGCATCATCATCGGTGTCTTCGTCGCCGTCTGGTTCGGCAACAAGCGCTGGATCGCCCGCGGCGGCAGAGCCGGCACCGTCGCCGACATCGCCGTCTGGGCCGTGCCCTTCGGACTCGTCGGCGGCCGGCTCTACCACGTCATCACCGACTACCAGCTGTACTTCAGCGACGGTGAGGACTGGGTCGACGCCTTCAAGATCTGGCAGGGCGGCCTCGGCATCTGGGGCGCGATCGCGCTCGGCGCGGTCGGCGCCTGGATCGGCTGCCGCCGCCGGGGCATCCCGCTGCCCGCCTGGGCCGACGCGCTCGCACCCGGTATCGCCTTCGCCCAGGCCATCGGCCGCTGGGGCAACTGGTTCAACCAGGAGCTGTACGGCAGGCCGACCGACCTGCCGTGGGCGCTGAAGATCAGCGACGGCCCGAACCGGATCGCCGGCACGTACCACCCGACCTTCCTCTACGAGTCGCTGTGGTGCGTCGGCGTCGCCCTCCTCGTCATCTGGGCGGACCGCCGCTTCAAGCTCGGACACGGCAGGGCGTTCGCGCTGTACGTCGCCGCGTACTGCACGGGCCGTGCCTGGATCGAGTACATGCGCGTCGACGAGGCCCACCACGTGCTGGGCCTGCGGCTCAACGTGTGGACCGCGATCATCGTCTTCCTGCTCGCCGTGACGTACATCGTCGTCTCGTCGAAGGTGCGTCCGGGGCGCGAGGAGATCGTGGAGCCGGAGGCGGACGGGGCGAAGACGGCACGGACGACGGAGACCGGGGCGACGCCGGCGGACACCCCGGACGCGAAGGCCGGCGCGGAGGCCAAGACCGACGCGGAGGCCAAGACCGACGCGGACGTCAGGACCGGCGTCGCCGGGGAATCCGAGGACTCCGGCACGAAGAGCGGCCCCGGTGAGGACACCACGTCGGCGGCGGTCGCAGCCGACGACCGCGTCGGTGGCGACAGCGCTCCGCAGAGCGCGTCGGACGGCACGAACGGCCCGGCGGAGCCGGCCGGCAAGAGCTGA
- a CDS encoding thioredoxin domain-containing protein, whose protein sequence is MSEKNREGRRAARDRLVQQREREKARERRRRTLIVASAVVGVLALAAVVGLIAANAGKNDQDSEAGPAVVPSGATGKDGLAIQVGADAAPSTLTIWEDFRCPVCAQFENAFRDTIHQLENTGRIKVEYHLATIIDGNLGGSGSLRAANAAACAQDAGKFPAYHDVLYRNQPGETDDAFGRNSRLIDLAGQVKGLDTPGFRSCVEDGKHDSWVQKSNTAFRDGGFQGTPTALLNGTPIFPKKGDEAISVANLKKWVAEANKGKKPAAVSPSPTGS, encoded by the coding sequence GTGAGCGAGAAGAACCGTGAGGGAAGAAGAGCCGCGCGCGACCGGCTCGTCCAGCAGCGTGAGCGGGAGAAGGCGCGGGAGCGCCGACGGCGCACGCTGATCGTCGCCTCCGCCGTGGTCGGAGTGCTGGCACTGGCCGCCGTGGTCGGCCTGATCGCCGCCAACGCGGGCAAGAACGACCAGGACAGCGAGGCGGGACCCGCCGTGGTGCCCTCGGGCGCCACCGGCAAGGACGGACTCGCCATCCAGGTGGGAGCGGACGCCGCCCCGTCCACGCTCACGATCTGGGAGGACTTCCGCTGCCCGGTCTGCGCCCAGTTCGAGAACGCGTTCCGGGACACGATCCACCAGCTGGAGAACACCGGCCGGATCAAGGTCGAGTACCACCTCGCCACCATCATCGACGGCAATCTCGGCGGCAGCGGTTCGCTGCGCGCGGCCAACGCGGCGGCCTGCGCCCAGGACGCGGGGAAGTTCCCGGCCTACCACGACGTGCTCTACCGCAACCAGCCGGGGGAGACCGACGACGCCTTCGGCAGGAACAGCCGGCTGATCGATCTGGCGGGCCAGGTCAAGGGTCTCGACACGCCCGGCTTCCGCAGTTGTGTGGAGGACGGCAAGCACGACAGCTGGGTCCAGAAGTCCAACACCGCGTTCCGGGACGGCGGATTCCAGGGCACTCCGACCGCGCTGCTCAACGGCACGCCGATCTTCCCGAAGAAGGGTGACGAGGCGATCTCCGTGGCGAATCTGAAGAAGTGGGTCGCCGAGGCCAACAAGGGCAAGAAGCCCGCCGCGGTGTCACCCTCCCCGACCGGCTCCTGA
- the trpA gene encoding tryptophan synthase subunit alpha, translated as MLGATLAKTRSEDRAALIAYLPAGFPTVDGGIEAVKAVLAGGADIVEVGLPHSDPVLDGPVIQTADDIALRGGVKIADVMRTVREAYEATGAPILVMTYWNPIDRYGVERFTAELAAAGGAGCILPDLPVQESALWREHADKHGLATVFVVAPSSKDERLATITAAGSGFVYAASLMGVTGTRESVGEQAHDLVRRTRATTGLPVCVGLGVSDAKQAAEVAAFADGVIVGSAFVKRMLAAPDERTGLADVRALAAELAEGVRKR; from the coding sequence CTGCTCGGCGCCACGCTGGCGAAGACGAGGTCCGAGGACCGGGCCGCGCTCATCGCCTACCTGCCCGCCGGTTTCCCGACGGTCGACGGAGGCATCGAGGCCGTCAAGGCCGTACTGGCCGGCGGCGCCGACATCGTCGAGGTGGGCCTCCCGCACAGCGACCCGGTGCTCGACGGTCCGGTCATCCAGACCGCCGACGACATCGCGCTGCGCGGCGGCGTCAAGATCGCCGACGTGATGCGCACGGTCCGCGAGGCGTACGAGGCGACCGGCGCGCCCATCCTCGTGATGACGTACTGGAACCCCATCGACCGGTACGGCGTCGAGCGGTTCACCGCCGAACTCGCCGCGGCGGGCGGCGCCGGGTGCATCCTGCCCGACCTGCCGGTCCAGGAGTCCGCGCTGTGGCGCGAGCACGCCGACAAGCACGGTCTCGCCACCGTCTTCGTCGTCGCGCCGAGCAGCAAGGACGAGCGCCTCGCCACCATCACCGCGGCCGGCTCCGGATTCGTCTACGCCGCCTCGCTGATGGGCGTCACCGGCACCCGTGAGTCCGTCGGCGAGCAGGCGCACGACCTGGTGCGGCGCACCCGCGCCACCACCGGGCTGCCGGTCTGCGTCGGCCTCGGCGTCTCCGACGCGAAGCAGGCGGCCGAGGTCGCCGCGTTCGCCGACGGGGTGATCGTCGGTTCCGCGTTCGTCAAGCGGATGCTCGCCGCCCCCGACGAGCGGACCGGCCTCGCCGACGTCCGCGCGTTGGCGGCCGAACTGGCCGAAGGTGTTCGAAAGCGCTGA
- the trpB gene encoding tryptophan synthase subunit beta, with protein sequence MSSDFFIPDPEGLIPSAEGYFGAFGGKFIPEALVAAVDEVAVEYAKAKADPAFAAELNDLMVNYTGRPSALTEVPRFAEHAGGARVYLKREDLNHTGSHKINNVLGQALLTKRMGKTRVIAETGAGQHGVATATACALFGLECTIYMGEIDTERQALNVARMRMLGADVVAVKSGSRTLKDAINEAFRDWVANVDRTHYLFGTVAGPHPFPAMVRDFHRVIGVEARRQILERAGRLPDAAVACVGGGSNAIGLFHAFIPDADVRLIGCEPAGHGVESGEHAATLTAGEPGILHGSRSYVLQDEEGQITEPYSISAGLDYPGIGPEHAYLKDSGRGEYRAVTDDDAMRALRLLSRTEGIIPAIESAHALAGALEVGRELGEDGLILINLSGRGDKDMDTAARYFGLYEEGAK encoded by the coding sequence ATGTCGTCCGACTTCTTCATCCCGGACCCCGAGGGTCTGATTCCCAGCGCCGAGGGCTACTTCGGTGCCTTCGGCGGCAAGTTCATCCCGGAGGCGCTGGTCGCCGCCGTGGACGAGGTCGCCGTCGAGTACGCCAAGGCGAAGGCCGACCCGGCGTTCGCCGCCGAGCTGAACGACCTCATGGTCAACTACACGGGCCGCCCCAGCGCGCTGACCGAGGTGCCGCGCTTCGCCGAACACGCGGGCGGCGCCCGGGTCTACCTCAAGCGCGAGGACCTGAACCACACCGGCTCGCACAAGATCAACAACGTGCTGGGCCAGGCGCTGCTCACCAAGCGCATGGGCAAGACCAGGGTCATCGCCGAGACCGGCGCCGGACAGCACGGCGTCGCCACCGCCACGGCGTGCGCCCTGTTCGGGCTCGAATGCACCATCTACATGGGCGAGATCGACACCGAGCGGCAGGCGCTGAACGTGGCGCGGATGCGGATGCTCGGCGCCGACGTCGTCGCGGTGAAGTCCGGCTCCAGGACCCTCAAGGACGCCATCAACGAGGCGTTCCGCGACTGGGTCGCCAATGTGGACCGCACCCACTACCTCTTCGGGACCGTCGCGGGACCGCATCCCTTCCCGGCCATGGTCCGCGACTTCCACCGGGTGATCGGCGTCGAGGCCAGGCGGCAGATCCTGGAGCGGGCCGGCCGGCTGCCGGACGCGGCCGTGGCCTGCGTCGGCGGCGGCTCCAACGCCATCGGCCTGTTCCACGCCTTCATCCCGGACGCGGACGTCCGCCTGATCGGCTGCGAACCGGCGGGACACGGCGTGGAGAGCGGCGAGCACGCGGCCACCCTGACCGCGGGCGAGCCCGGCATCCTGCACGGTTCGCGCAGCTACGTCCTCCAGGACGAGGAGGGCCAGATCACCGAGCCGTACTCGATCTCGGCCGGACTCGACTACCCGGGCATCGGCCCCGAGCACGCCTACCTCAAGGACAGCGGCCGCGGCGAGTACCGCGCGGTCACCGACGACGACGCCATGCGGGCCCTGCGCCTGCTCTCCCGCACCGAGGGCATCATCCCGGCCATCGAGAGCGCCCACGCGCTGGCCGGCGCCCTGGAGGTCGGCCGGGAACTCGGCGAGGACGGGCTGATCCTGATCAACCTGTCCGGCCGCGGCGACAAGGACATGGACACCGCCGCGCGTTACTTCGGACTGTACGAGGAGGGGGCGAAGTGA
- a CDS encoding tryptophan synthase subunit(beta), with protein MPRVRPGRRPAGATARVPHAPLARGCRPRGCRAPARRVHGRRVRYVIGDEPGQVNGMRWRTGPTP; from the coding sequence GTGCCCCGCGTCCGGCCGGGCCGCCGCCCCGCCGGGGCGACGGCCCGGGTCCCGCACGCGCCGCTGGCGCGCGGCTGCCGCCCCCGTGGCTGCCGCGCCCCGGCCCGCCGGGTGCACGGCAGGCGGGTGCGGTACGTGATCGGTGACGAACCCGGTCAGGTCAACGGGATGCGATGGCGCACCGGGCCCACGCCGTAG